Proteins encoded together in one Hemibagrus wyckioides isolate EC202008001 unplaced genomic scaffold, SWU_Hwy_1.0 Contig25, whole genome shotgun sequence window:
- the LOC131350174 gene encoding eukaryotic translation initiation factor 4 gamma 1-like — translation MEEEKEEAKKANISFGDFLFDHLALTGGDIVETPAPLQTTPPMETEPNNTPEPAPVEVQPSEPHPSASPSNPKERKKYNREFLLRLRFVSASMHRPEGFPDIPGVVLDKVNMTVSDMTLYRSTVLYSV, via the coding sequence atggaagaagagaaagaggaggcaaagaaagccaacatcAGTTTTGGTGATTTCTTGTTCGACCACCTGGCGCTTACAGGGGGTGACATTGTGGAGACTCCTGCCCCtctacaaaccacacccccaatGGAGACTGAGCCAAACAACACTCCTGAGCCTGCTCCTGTTGAGGTCCAGCCTTCAGAGCCTCATCCCTCTGCCTCTCCTAGTAAcccaaaagagaggaagaagtacAATCGGGAATTCCTGCTGCGTTTACGCTTCGTCAGTGCCAGCATGCACAGACCCGAGGGTTTTCCGGACATCCCCGGCGTCGTTCTGGACAAGGTAAACatgacagttagtgacatgaCGCTCTATAGGAGCACAGTGCTTTACTCAGTATGA